Below is a genomic region from Raphanus sativus cultivar WK10039 chromosome 4, ASM80110v3, whole genome shotgun sequence.
GCAAGCTGCTCCGATAAGATATGGTTCTGTGCTTGCATCTGCAACTGCATAACCGGGTTTTGACATACTAAACCGGGATGGTTCTGTGCAACAGACCGGTTCATAACTGGAAACTGAGGTTGTAGCATCTGACTCTGCATAGCCATTTGATTAATGTATTGAGATGATTGTACACCTGGAAACATCATCGGAATCGCTGCTGCTGCAGCCATTCCTCTTCCCATCCACATCACCTGGAGTTGCATTTGAAGTGATTTCAAGTAGTCTATGGCTTCATCCAAAATAGACGCTTTATCAGTCTACAAGATTAAATACATGTAACTAATCAATTTACATAGACAGAAATAGAATCCCAAATTTCCCAATTAAACTCActccagtttttttttaaatcttgttTTGTCTTAAAGAGAACTTACTCTATTGCAATGAGGTATAAGTTCTTGAAGAGCTTTCATTCTCTCATTGATCCTATCTCTCCTCTTCTGTAATAAACCATTGCAAGAAAATTAGAACTTTAATTAGCAAGTTCACGTAACAcaacataattaaatatgtaatggACAAGAACGTACCCTTTCTGAGAGATTATGAACTTCAGCTGCACGACTTCTTCGGGTGGATCCTGACCGTTGGCTAGATTTGTTACCCATAACTTGATCATCGGTTGACATAAGACTTACATCAGATTGAGACACAGATTCTTGATCAGTGTCCAttacatgttttcttttacGGCTAATGGTTACGTTTCTTCCACTCTCATTTTCTTTGCTGCAACCGGACGAGCCACCAGACGAAGTGTCAAGTCTTTCTTTTGCGTTCTTGCTTCTATCACTCATAGGAACCTGAGGATGAGTCACCTGATGATCATTTGTAGACTGGCTGCTCCCACAATGGCTTGGTCCAACGGTTACAACCGAGGATCTAAACTTAGGAGGAGCCATGGTTTGAGCCTCGTGCTTGATAGCATCTTCTATCGTTTGTGGCTTCTCGGGATGATCCGGACCATCTAGGTGATCGatagaagagaagaaatgggAGGAGAACTCGGATTCAAAGGGGTCAATTACGTCTTCAGAAGGGTATTGGATCCAAGAGACGgtttcttgatcttcttgaaGAGTGTTATTATGTTTCTGTACTGTTTCTTGGTTGACAAGAAAAGTGTTGTTTGGTTCTCGTAGGGCTTGATCATGTTTGTGGTTTTGGACTTGGACTGATGGTTCTCTACGAACTTGGCTTTGTAAAACCACTTGACCATCTCTCCAAAATAGCTCCACTAGTTCATCTTCTGGTCTGTCCAGATCATGAAATACACACATAAACACACATGATATAATttagggggtgtattcaactaagagtttcaggtgatttgtattaaaatgacaaatccattgttattcaaacatgaattttaaaaactcatttaaaatccactgttattgaacttgacatttcgtaaagcactctgaaatccactgttattgaaaatattttaagttgtgggattttaaagttttgaagtgattttagggtgtttgggtggagtttcttagttaaaaaaaataaaactcaaatctcattgttttaggtgatattctagagtagtttaacaaaaatcacctaaatctctgcaacttattaaaatcatctaaaactccgttaaaaatcaaatcacatcaaatgctaaattgaatacatcccttTAGTAATTGtaattaagttttaaattaataattaaagaaTAATATGACTGGGATAATGCATACCTGATTGATCTTTTACTAGTGGACACGTGGAAATTATCTTCCAAATTCCAACCAGGAAACAGTTGTTCCATGTCAAACTGTACAGGAGATACACAAATAAGAATACGTACTTTCTTATGTgagaattaaaaaattaattaactaagatctctataatattatttgagaagttagttttctatgtgtcgcgctcacgttaactctcacggtggttgattacattgatactcttaatgaatcaaaaatagaatatttaaatactataattgattttttatttaaattcctcttgtaaaaatttacaaataaaatatataataaaaaaggaaatatttataaaggctATAAATTGAATTTAGAAAcgaaaatatatgaataaataatatgctatcattaaaaaggaaagttcacaaaatagtaatattgtattaaatatatttttaaaataacataaaatatactaataaaatacttctttatatttttcaaagtaacagaaataatttttatatatctatctattttttagatgattacataaaataattaagtaacataaactgatatattgactaaaatcatttatagttagtattattgaaatgctatttgtatttcctatattttgtttactataatatctttcaattacaacaaaaaatatctataaattatactTTACTTATATCATATGATTTCTCAGATGCAATCACAATTTTTTctgcttatttttaagagatataacGAGAAATAAAGGTTAACAATAAACATCTTTTTGAtcaaatacttataaaaatatttaaaatcacactatatactttaacgaggtaaatatattatattttatcattattaaaattgtatgttttttaatattaaatttgcttttaaattcaatgtttttatgtttgtgtaattttttaatataaccataatcagaGAAGACATGAAATTAGttagaattttattaaaatatttttattataaatatcgaTATGAGTTCACGAGCTTTCCAAAAAGTATGAGAAGTAACTTTCTATATATCATCTTttctaatataatttataaaatcaatatttaatttgatatatattacgAAAATACATTCacatttaaacgataaataaattaatttgacttgacttaattataataaaaaattatacttcagcttgaatttgaaagaatatatgtaagttaatatactcacaacatgagttactcgactaatccaacttatatctaaaatcatagatttaactatagtaagaaaatataattttacaataataataatttatttcataaatataaattataggatgaCTCAAAACGCAttgacaaatgaaaataaaatattaatcaaatgtaacaatttagttttttgtaaaatttatatatatgcatgagacttcagaatattatcattatatttatttacataattttgattcaaacactttagtttattttttatttcattttaagcacaatatatctttttttttgtcaacaacaaaACAGACTCATATGGACTCTGTGAACCAAACCGGTAGCTCCGAATCCATATGAATGTCGTAAGACGGTTGTTgcagcacaatatatcttaagttatacataatcttcctaaaatataattacatatttaagaCAACAACGAACCTAAATGTTAATAagaaaactaatcaaaattttaatatatttagaagaaaaaaccgactataatataattaaaaatattatagttgaattcagagaaatagatgcaatccaatatactcaaatcataactaaatcgactgtaaaaataacaaaaccgactagatataatatatctaaaatcatatgtctaattaaaataatataatataatattattaatataaattaattaaaaattaaaagtaaatagcaattaattagtatattatatttactttataaatatttatatccgtgcatgagcacgggaagcATAAAAGGACGATTAAAGCGATCATAAAACTCTTCCAAACTATTCCAAATCCCAACAGTATAAtcattagaaaatattaaagaaaataattgaaCATAGACATATGCTCCCTCCAGCAATCAAGGAGGACATGATTTAATAAACCAAAGAAAGAGAAGTAACTAATTCCATATATAGTATACTCTTAAAACCCAAGACTTCAAAAGTAGTTACCCAATTTAGAAGCCTCTGAATGATGAGGAGATCTTAGCTATATATCTGTTTTCCGCCTCACCAGTTACAAAACAGAGCTAACTCTAAGAGagggaaaaaaagaagaggacAATATTTTCTCTCCTAGCCCTTTAGATTTTCTCTccctataaaaaaaaattatgtaagtGAGAAATGAAAGTTGAGACAGAAAAGAGAAGAGGTATATAGAACAAGAGAAGGCTATGTTCTTGGCCAGGTTCAGACAGAAAGCTACAAGAGACGGATAAATTACATCAAGCGAGCGAGCGAGGGCAAGATTATGATTCGGTGGGGGCAATAGTACTGAAACAGATCAGGATGAGTGACACGTGGCGATTTGTCAGATAACAGTTGATAGATAATGGGACCCTCCACCGTTGGATCTTGCTTCTGTGGAGATGAGATATCTATACTCGGTGGTTTCAGACCTGTACCCTCTCTTAACATTCTTGACCAATGATTAAAGGGTGTTCTCGTCAAATAAGACAGCCCATGTGTTCTCTTTCAACCAATAGTTTACTGACTGATAATCATATCATTTCCATGTTTATTTCACCCATGAATTTATACGAGTTTGTCTCATCGACTAGGAAATTAAACaggattttattatttattacctGAATTGAATTTTCTGTCACTCATTTATAAAATCAtgcattatttgttttttcttacctgcattttttttttaaattcttacCTGCATTTTCCACATCGCATTTAATTCACATGTTGACTGGTAAATGCTACGTGCGAGAACAtgtaaaatttacataaaatttcaacgatatacctttttttttttacttaatcaaCGATATACCTTAACGTTAAAAACCATCAGTTATTTAAATACTGTCAAATTTTGAGAAAATCTATCACAATTGCTCGAGAGtctttcatatgttttttttaaaaagatcttcctttttctatttatttttaatggtaAATATTAAAGACACCAATACTGATGCGTACTAAATAACTAAttgtgtaaatattttatttgcatCTAATCACGAAATATtgcatattaaatttattaataacagTTTCGAACCTAATCATATACGCAGTTGTAATAAATATTTCGTGGACCATCGTGACTAGTGGCCATGGACCACAAACAATGGTCCGCTCAAATTCTGCTCGCATCGCATTATTATTGGAATCCTTATCATTTTGGTTTTCATATCAGTCGACTCAGTTTCAAACCCTTAATACCACATGATTTGTTCGGTAAAATTGAATGCAAAACCCTACTAATCTAATGATAAATACATGAAAATATCACAAACAGTGACTAGAGCATCCACCGAATGAAAACGTAGGCCTGGGCAAAAAAACCGGAACCgaagaaccgaacccgaaccgaacagAAATATCCGAATCTAAACCGAACCG
It encodes:
- the LOC108849620 gene encoding transcription factor PIF5 isoform X2; its protein translation is MEQLFPGWNLEDNFHVSTSKRSIRPEDELVELFWRDGQVVLQSQVRREPSVQVQNHKHDQALREPNNTFLVNQETVQKHNNTLQEDQETVSWIQYPSEDVIDPFESEFSSHFFSSIDHLDGPDHPEKPQTIEDAIKHEAQTMAPPKFRSSVVTVGPSHCGSSQSTNDHQVTHPQVPMSDRSKNAKERLDTSSGGSSGCSKENESGRNVTISRKRKHVMDTDQESVSQSDVSLMSTDDQVMGNKSSQRSGSTRRSRAAEVHNLSERRRDRINERMKALQELIPHCNRTDKASILDEAIDYLKSLQMQLQVMWMGRGMAAAAAIPMMFPGVQSSQYINQMAMQSQMLQPQFPVMNRSVAQNHPGLVCQNPVMQLQMQAQNHILSEQLARYMGGFPPMPATTQVQQQPTDMLRFGSPAGKQSQLSAPVTTECLHTKTS
- the LOC108849620 gene encoding transcription factor PIF5 isoform X1 translates to MEQLFPGWNLEDNFHVSTSKRSIRPEDELVELFWRDGQVVLQSQVRREPSVQVQNHKHDQALREPNNTFLVNQETVQKHNNTLQEDQETVSWIQYPSEDVIDPFESEFSSHFFSSIDHLDGPDHPEKPQTIEDAIKHEAQTMAPPKFRSSVVTVGPSHCGSSQSTNDHQVTHPQVPMSDRSKNAKERLDTSSGGSSGCSKENESGRNVTISRKRKHVMDTDQESVSQSDVSLMSTDDQVMGNKSSQRSGSTRRSRAAEVHNLSERKRRDRINERMKALQELIPHCNRTDKASILDEAIDYLKSLQMQLQVMWMGRGMAAAAAIPMMFPGVQSSQYINQMAMQSQMLQPQFPVMNRSVAQNHPGLVCQNPVMQLQMQAQNHILSEQLARYMGGFPPMPATTQVQQQPTDMLRFGSPAGKQSQLSAPVTTECLHTKTS